The Bacteroidia bacterium DNA window NNNNNNNNNNNNNNNNNNNNNNNNNNNNNNNNNNNNNNNNNNNNNNNNNNNNNNNNNNNNNNNNNNNNNNNNNNNNNNNNNNNNNNNNNNNNNNNNNNNNNNNNNNNNNNNNNNNNNNNNNNNNNNNNNNNNNNNNNNNNNNNNNNNNNNNNNNNNNNNNNNNNNNNNNNNNNNNNNNNNNNNNNNNNNNNNNNNNNNNNNNNNNNNNNNNNNNNNNNNNNNNNNNNNNNNNNNNNNNNNNNNNNNNNNNNNNNNNNNNNNNNNNNNNNNNNNNNNNNNNNNNNNNNNNNNNNNNNNNNNNNNNNNNNNNNNNNNNNNNNNNNNNNNNNNNNNNNNNNNNNNNNNNNNNNNNNNNNNNNNNNNNNNNNNNNNNNNNNNNNNNNNNNNNNNNNNNNNNNNNNNNNNNNNNNNNNNNNNNNNNNNNNNNNNNNNNNNNNNNNNNNNNNNNNNNNNNNNNNNNNNNNNNNNNNNNNNNNNNNNNNNNNNNNNNNNNNNNNNNNNNNNNNNNNNNNNNNNNNNNNNNNNNNNNNNNNNNNNNNNNNNNNNNNNNNNNNNNNNNNNNNNNNNNNNNNNNNNNNNNNNNNNNNNNNNNNNNNNNNNNNNNNNNNNNNNNNNNNNNNNNNNNNNNNNNNNNNNNNNNNNNNNNNNNNNNNNNNNNNNNNNNNNNNNNNNNNNNNNNNNNNNNNNNNNNNNNNNNNNNNNNNNNNNNNNNNNNNNNNNNNNNNNNNNNNNNNNNNNNNNNNNNNNNNNNNNNNNNNNNNNNNNNNNNNNNNNNNNNNNNNNNNNNNNNNNNNNNNNNNNNNNNNNNNNNNNNNNNNNNNNNNNNNNNNNNNNNNNNNNNNNNNNNNNNNNNNNNNNNNNNNNNNNNNNNNNNNNNNNNNNNNNNNNNNNNNNNNNNNNNNNNNNNNNNNNNNNNNNNNNNNNNNNNNNNNNNNNNNNNNNNNNNNNNNNNNNNNNNNNNNNNNNNNNNNNNNNNNNNNNNNNNNNNNNNNNNNNNNNNNNNNNNNNNNNNNNNNNNNNNNNNNNNNNNNNNNNNNNNNNNNNNNNNNNNNNNNNNNNNNNNNNNNNNNNNNNNNNNNNNNNNNNNNNNNNNNNNNNNNNNNNNNNNNNNNNNNNNNNNNNNNNNNNNNNNNNNNNNNNNNNNNNNNNNNNNNNNNNNNNNNNNNNNNNNNNNNNNNNNNNNNNNNNNNNNNNNNNNNNNNNNNNNNNNNNNNNNNNNNNNNNNNNNNNNNNNNNNNNNNNNNNNNNNNNNNNNNNNNNNNNNNNNNNNNNNNNNNNNNNNNNNNNNNNNNNNNNNNNNNNNNNNNNNNNNNNNNNNNNNNNNNNNNNNNNNNNNNNNNNNNNNNNNNNNNNNNNNNNNNNNNNNNNNNNNNNNNNNNNNNNNNNNNNNNNNNNNNNNNNNNNNNNNNNNNNNNNNNNNNNNNNNNNNNNNNNNNNNNNNNNNNNNNNNNNNNNNNNNNNNNNNNNNNNNNNNNNNNNNNNNNNNNNNNNNNNNNNNNNNNNNNNNNNNNNNNNAAGGCGTGAAAACTGCTTGGGATGTGCGCAGAATCCCCAGCGTCAGGTGCACGCTGTGTTGGTTGCGCTCTTGATTTTACAACAACTTCTTTTGCTCGGTCTTTCTCTTTTCGACTTTCGCCTTTTTGAAATTCAAACCGCCACGAGATAAATCAGGATATAGCGGCTTTTTGCCAGAGAATAACTCGGCAATCGTCAAAATCTGAATTTTTGGAAACTCGCCCATGTGCGGCGATTGATAAAAACCAGCGGTTGCGGCTTGTACAAGCATTGGCTTTGTAGGCTCGGCGAGCGTAACAAATAAACCAATTTCTGCCTTCTCATTTTCAACGGTGGCAATCAAATCTTTCACCATCGAAACGCCAACATTGTTACCGCCTTTTACAGAAACGACAATTTTCTTTGCGCCAGAATTATCATCTTGAAAGAAAATTAATCCATCAATGCCGCCGTCCGAACCTTTTTTCTTTCCTTGAAATGGCTGGGCGTTGATTAAAGAACAAGCCCACCACTGGAATTGGTATTTATCTCGCTCGGCTAATTCTTTTGCTCCTTCAAAATCTGCTGGCGTTCCGTGAACATCAAATTGAATTTCGGGAAAAGCGTCTTTCATGCGCTTTTCAATTAAACTGATTGCCAAATGAGTTATATCAATTCCAATCCAATCACGTTCAAGAATTTGTGCGGAATGAACTGCCGTACCACATCCGCAAAACGGATCTAAAACTACATCGCCTTTATTACTTGATGCTTTAAGTATACGTTCCAAAAGCGCAAGCGGTTTTTGTGTTGGATAACCAAGTCTTTCGGCGGCTTGTGAATTTATTGGAAAAATATCATCCCAAACTGTGCCTAATGGAACTCCATCTGTTTCATCCAAAAACCTTTTGTATCGTGGCATACCGCTTTTTGTGAAAACTACCTTGCCTTCTGCCATCATTTTATCTATATGTTCTTGGGACATCCAATGCCGTCCAGCAGGCGGTGGAATTACTTTATCTCCAAATTTTCTTGGCACGCCTTCGCCTGCGCCATGTGCTGAAACGAGTTGATAGCGTTTTCCGTTTTCATCTACGTTTGAATAATGACTTTCAATATAACTTTCATCAAACGGCGCACGAGGAGAATTCCAAATAGGCTTTTCAGACTTTGAATAATACAAAATTACATCGTGAATATCGTTATAACTTACTGCGCCGCCATGAGCGGCTGACCTTTTCCAAATAATTTCACTTTTGAAATTCTCTGCGCCGAACACGGTATCTAAAACGATTTTCAAATAATGGCTGGCTGTCGGGTCGCAATGTAAATATAAACTTCCGTCTAATTTCAAAACTCGGTGAAGTTCAACTAAACGATTAGCCATCATCGTGAGATACGCCATTAAATCGCTTTCTTTCAAAAAGCGGCGCAAGGAACGAATCATTTCAGCGACATCTGTATTTTGCTGATGTAAAAGTTCTGAAAACTCACGTTCGGCTTGTTCGCCCCAATGCCAAGTATCATCAAAGGCGGTTATTTGAGCGTCGGACTCATGTCCTTTTGGCGTTTTTAGATAAACGTTGTAATCTCGCTTGCTATTGAACGGCGGGTCGAGATAAACCAAGTTTATGCTTTCATCTTTTATGTATTCGCGCAAAATGTTGAGATTGTCGCCAAAATATAAACTTCCCATGACCAACATTTTCCGTTAGCCACTGTCTTTGAGTTGCTTTTAATACTTCATTATGCAAGACAGCAACCAACGGCTTGCGTTAGCGGCGGACGGGGGGCGGGAGTAGAAGAGTCCAGAGGGCAGAAAAAACTTTCAGCGTGAAAAATGCTCATAAACCGCACCGAATCCCCGCCGTCCGCTGCACGCTTTGTTAGCCTGCGTTTGGTTTTAGAAGAGACTCTGCCTTTAGAATTTGTTTATCTTACCTGAAATCTTCTAAATTTTCCAAGAAGAAGCAATTAATTTCAATTCTCATCACTTTTTCATCTAAAGGAATGGCTGGCGGATGGTCGTCAGCATTTTCGGGTCGAGCATGTACGCACCAGCCTTCACTATAAAGACCAACGGCAAGGCTAACAAAGCCACCATCTCCTGCCGACGCTGTGATTGCTTTGGGTGAGCCTAAATCTGAGAGAATATCGCTCCAATTTATTGCAACCCCGTTAATTTCAATGTCATTATTGTCCCCGCTTTCCAAAGCCACTTCTAAAACCTTGTTAAGTTCATAATCTACTTTTATTTGTAAAGCATTACTTTGACCTAATCC harbors:
- a CDS encoding restriction endonuclease gives rise to the protein MGSLYFGDNLNILREYIKDESINLVYLDPPFNSKRDYNVYLKTPKGHESDAQITAFDDTWHWGEQAEREFSELLHQQNTDVAEMIRSLRRFLKESDLMAYLTMMANRLVELHRVLKLDGSLYLHCDPTASHYLKIVLDTVFGAENFKSEIIWKRSAAHGGAVSYNDIHDVILYYSKSEKPIWNSPRAPFDESYIESHYSNVDENGKRYQLVSAHGAGEGVPRKFGDKVIPPPAGRHWMSQEHIDKMMAEGKVVFTKSGMPRYKRFLDETDGVPLGTVWDDIFPINSQAAERLGYPTQKPLALLERILKASSNKGDVVLDPFCGCGTAVHSAQILERDWIGIDITHLAISLIEKRMKDAFPEIQFDVHGTPADFEGAKELAERDKYQFQWWACSLINAQPFQGKKKGSDGGIDGLIFFQDDNSGAKKIVVSVKGGNNVGVSMVKDLIATVENEKAEIGLFVTLAEPTKPMLVQAATAGFYQSPHMGEFPKIQILTIAELFSGKKPLYPDLSRGGLNFKKAKVEKRKTEQKKLL